From the Bacteroidia bacterium genome, the window TGGAAATATCTTGTTTCGAATATTCCGAAACAGTAGCAATTCGTGCAGCTTTTTTCGCAAAAAGTGGAAAAAAATGTTGATAATATTTTCGGAATGAAAAAGGTAAATCTTGTGGATAATATTCAAAATTCAAATCGTGAATAACTGGCAAAGACGGCACATTGGCAGCAAGCGAAAGGTAGCCATCTGGCGACAAAAACACATCTGGTTTTGCTTTATTTAAAAATTTACCAAGCGAAAATTCAAACCACCAATAATAAAGAATCGGATGACGCGCTTGAGGAAAAAAAACGACTGGCGTTATATTATCTGAAAAAATAAACGATTCATCAAAATCACGATCAAAGACAAAAATAAAATGATCTTCGGGATGTTGCTGCGTAATTCTTTTCAATGTTTCGTAGGAAAACCAACCGATTCCTTCGAGTTTGTTTTTTAAAAGCAGGCGTGTATTGACGACAATTTCCAATGGATAGAAGAATTGAATTAAAAAAATTATTTTTACGCAAAACCGTTTTAAAATAATATTTTTGCGAACGCACTTATCGGCGTAAGAGCACAAAAGTAATAAGATTTAAAATTAGCATGCGAAAAAAATTCGTTACCAATTTAGCTTTTGTTTTAGCACTCAACCTGTTCATCAAACCGATATGGATTTTCGGTATTGACAGAACCGTTCAAAATGTAGTAGGTGCAGCCGATTACGGTCTTTATTTCTCCTTATTTAATTTTTCTTTTCTACTTAATATTTTATTGGATATCGGCATCACCAATTTCAATAACCGAAACATTGCACAAAACAATCATTTACTCAACAAACATTTTTCGAGTTTAGTTATTTTAAAAATCATGCTTGCTTGTGTTTACATGACTGCAACGCTTTTATGTGGATTATTAATTGGGTATGACGTACGTTTGATGAAATTGCTTTTTGTACTTGGCGTGAATCAATTTCTCATTTCCTTTATTTTGTATTTGCGCTCCAACCTTGCCGGATTACATCTTTTCAAAACAGACAGTGTTGTATCGATATTAGATAGAGTTATTCAGATTACACTTTGTGCGTCTATTTTATGGGGACATGTTTTTAATCTGAAAATGGACATTATGTTATTTGTGTATGCACAAACCACTGGCTATTTTTTGACAGCACTCATCACCTCTATTATTGTCATGAAAAAAGCAAAATTTCTAAAATTGAAATGGCATTTCGCCTTTTTCATTATGATTTTAAAACAGAGTTACCCTTTTGCCGTTTTAGTTTTATTAATGTCGTTTTATAACCGAATTGACTCTGTAATGCTGGAACGGATGCTTCCTGATGGAGCCACGCAATCAGGCATTTACGCGCAAGCATTTCGTTTATTAGATGCTTCTAACATGATTGCGTTTTTATTTGCAGGATTATTGCTTCCTATTTTTTCGCGCATGATAAAATACAAAGAATCGGTGGAACATCTCGTCAAATTGTCTTTCACCATGCTCATCACACTTTCTGTGATTGTAGCCGCTGGATGCTTTTTTTATTCGCACGAAATGATGTCCTTCCTTTACAAAGCCAACACAGAATATTCCTCACCGGTATTCGGAATATTGATGTCGTGTTTTATCGCTATTTCCACCACGTATGTCTTCGGCACATTATTAACCGCCAATAACAATTTGAAACAACTCAACATCATGGCAGCTTGCGGTATGGTGATAAATATTTTATTAAATTTTTATTTGATTCCGCATTACAAAGCGCTTGGTTCCGCATGCGCTAGTTTAACCACGCAGTTTCTCACGGCAACTGCACAAGTAATTATCGTACAATATGTTTTTAAATTTAAAATCAACTACCGTTTAATAAGTACCATTCTTGTTTTCATTGCGGGTGTTATTTTCATCAATTATTTTTCCAAACAAATGCCTTACGATTGGAAAATAAATTTTGTATTGATGGGCGCAGGTTGCATTTTATGGGCGTTTATCATTAAACTGATTCGTATTAAATCCATGCTTCGGATTTTGAAATACGGATAAATTTAGGTTTGAAAAATTATTTTTTCAGAGCACAAAATTCCTCAAAAAAACACGTTCGAATAATTATTTTTTTAAACACGATTTCTACCTAACAAAAAGTGCTTCGAAAAATTATTTTTTTGAATGATTAAATAATATTTAACTTTAATAATCATACCAATCGCGGCGGCGAGTAAGGCGCAAATCCTGCAAAACAGACGATTTAACATGAATGCTGATACTGTAACTTTGTCGGAAACCAAAAGGTATCCACGAAAACTCCATCGCCCAGCAATGCAAATCGCGGTAAGCATTTAAGGAAGTATAGGTGAGTTGGGAGCTTTCGAAATCATAACCTGAACTAAAACCGATTCTCCAATTTTTGGTAAGCTCTAAATCACCGCTAAAACTAAGCGATTGAGTTATTTGAGGCTGCACAAGAGGTGGCACTTGGTAATTGTTATAAAGTAAATTAAAATAGGCGTTGAGTGACCAAGGAATGTCAAAATCCACGTATTCATCGGCATAAGCGTTAATTTTATTCATTTGCTGCTGATTTTGCGGCGTTGTAACAGAAGCTGTTTTTTTGGTAATATCAGTACTTCTAAAACTGGTACTTAGTGAAAGTGTAGCATTGGTAAGCCTCCCTAAACCTTCGCCGTGTTGAAATTGCAATTCATCCAATTGATTTCCTTGTGCATCTACCCTATACGGATCAATCACTCCATTAAACGTAACATCCAATTTCTTAAATACTTTGGTTCGCCCTGAAATAGTAATGTTTTGCCATGTTTTTCCGATAACATCGTACGCTGATGATATTTGAAATGTTTCAATTAAAGTTATTTTTTTATGGATCGTGGCAGTATCATTTTTTTCGCGTACTTTCATTTCTAAATTATTATCCAAGGACCACGTAACAAGTCCAGAAGCATTGGCTGGCAAGGATCCGTAAATACCATTCTGAAAAATGGAATAATTTTGAATATCGCCTAAACTATCTTTTTGAACGGAATAATTCCCGAATTTTTGTCCGCCAAAACCAGGCTGATATGTAAATCCGAAAGTAGGAATCATTACATGCCGAATTTGTTCTAATTTCATATTTTGGAACATATAATTTCCGTAAATACGTGTGTTAAATTGTGCACTAAAACTGGCATTATTAGCAGATCTAAAACCTTGAACGGTATCGGTAACAACCGAATTTAGCTTGGAATTATATTGCTCACGGATGGTTTGAAAATACCACGCAGACGAAGCATTGATAGTGGGTGTAAATGTGATGTATTTAAAAAGATTAAAATTCGTACTTATCGGAATCACCTGCCGCATCCCATTTTGCATTTGCCGCAATGTTGCTGGACGAAAAAACAAAGAATCGTACGTATTGATGCTATTACTCGCGTTTGCCAAATAACTTAAACTGATTTTATCATACCATTTCTGAACAATGTCCGACTGGCTTTTAAACGGATAAATACGGTTCATACTGAAGGTAATTTGCGGCAGACTGACAGTTAATTGATGGGTAATTGTATTTTGGTTGTGCGATGCATTTGCGGATAAATTGAACGGCGTATTTTGCCAAGATTTTGTATACGTAACACTGGATTGAAAAGTGGTGGATAAATAATCCGTTGCATCTGTTGCGTTGTACGTATTGTATTTGCTGCTTCCGGCATTAATGCTGGCAGAAAAATAACTGGATGGATTGGCTTTCGGATCTTGCGTATGCGACCAACGCACAAAAAAATCATTTTCCTTATTATAAGAAGGCGTTTCCGGAACTCCCAATAACATTTTGGAATAACTGAAATCAAAAAAACCATTGTATTCATAGCGTTTTTTATAATCCGAAGAAGCATGTAAAGCCCAGCTTTCGCGAGAATAAATATCACCTCTCAGCGCTGCATCCACATAATCGTTGATGCCAAAATAATAACCACCATCGCGTAAATAATAACCCAAATTATCCGATGCTCCGTAGGTTGGAATAATAATTCCGGAACTACGTCCTTTAGCGTTCGGAAAAAAACCAAACGGAATTGCCAATGGCGTCGGAACGTCTTCAATCACCAGATATGCAGGACCAGTAACAATCATTTTATTTGGAATAATTTTGATGCGAGATGCTTGAATGTAAAAATCTGGATGTGCTAAATCACACGTTGTGTAACGCCCATTTTTAATATAAATCGTGTTGTTGGAATCTTTTTTGATGGTTTCGCCATGAATATATCCTTCGCCTTCTTTGGTGGATACTTCTGA encodes:
- a CDS encoding putative LPS assembly protein LptD; translation: FADTDSIKKNIPVKPKEDNPLKSKVTYSADDSIHFDVANQHVFLYGNAEVTYEDVNLKAAYIELNLADNTVYACGKRDSLGKSYGLPDFKQGTESFKAQSIRYNFKTKKGKISEVSTKEGEGYIHGETIKKDSNNTIYIKNGRYTTCDLAHPDFYIQASRIKIIPNKMIVTGPAYLVIEDVPTPLAIPFGFFPNAKGRSSGIIIPTYGASDNLGYYLRDGGYYFGINDYVDAALRGDIYSRESWALHASSDYKKRYEYNGFFDFSYSKMLLGVPETPSYNKENDFFVRWSHTQDPKANPSSYFSASINAGSSKYNTYNATDATDYLSTTFQSSVTYTKSWQNTPFNLSANASHNQNTITHQLTVSLPQITFSMNRIYPFKSQSDIVQKWYDKISLSYLANASNSINTYDSLFFRPATLRQMQNGMRQVIPISTNFNLFKYITFTPTINASSAWYFQTIREQYNSKLNSVVTDTVQGFRSANNASFSAQFNTRIYGNYMFQNMKLEQIRHVMIPTFGFTYQPGFGGQKFGNYSVQKDSLGDIQNYSIFQNGIYGSLPANASGLVTWSLDNNLEMKVREKNDTATIHKKITLIETFQISSAYDVIGKTWQNITISGRTKVFKKLDVTFNGVIDPYRVDAQGNQLDELQFQHGEGLGRLTNATLSLSTSFRSTDITKKTASVTTPQNQQQMNKINAYADEYVDFDIPWSLNAYFNLLYNNYQVPPLVQPQITQSLSFSGDLELTKNWRIGFSSGYDFESSQLTYTSLNAYRDLHCWAMEFSWIPFGFRQSYSISIHVKSSVLQDLRLTRRRDWYDY
- a CDS encoding oligosaccharide flippase family protein; this translates as MRKKFVTNLAFVLALNLFIKPIWIFGIDRTVQNVVGAADYGLYFSLFNFSFLLNILLDIGITNFNNRNIAQNNHLLNKHFSSLVILKIMLACVYMTATLLCGLLIGYDVRLMKLLFVLGVNQFLISFILYLRSNLAGLHLFKTDSVVSILDRVIQITLCASILWGHVFNLKMDIMLFVYAQTTGYFLTALITSIIVMKKAKFLKLKWHFAFFIMILKQSYPFAVLVLLMSFYNRIDSVMLERMLPDGATQSGIYAQAFRLLDASNMIAFLFAGLLLPIFSRMIKYKESVEHLVKLSFTMLITLSVIVAAGCFFYSHEMMSFLYKANTEYSSPVFGILMSCFIAISTTYVFGTLLTANNNLKQLNIMAACGMVINILLNFYLIPHYKALGSACASLTTQFLTATAQVIIVQYVFKFKINYRLISTILVFIAGVIFINYFSKQMPYDWKINFVLMGAGCILWAFIIKLIRIKSMLRILKYG